A segment of the Catenuloplanes nepalensis genome:
CTGGGTGAGCACGGCCTCGATCGTCTGCGGCGCGACCTCGTTGTGGTGCGCCTCGATCGCGTGGACCACGTCCTCGGACTCGCCGTACTTACGGGCCAGGTCCGCGCCGATCAGCGCGTGGCTGCCCTCGACCTCGTGGGTGAGCGCCTTGCCGATGTCGTGCAGGAACGCGCACCGCTTGATCGTCGGCACGTCCAGCTTCAGCTCCGCCGCCATCACACCGGCGATGTGCGCGGTCTCGACCAGGTGCTTGAGCACGTTCTGCCCGTAGCTGGTCCGGTACCGCAGGCGGCCCAGGTAGGTGACCAGCTCCGGGTGGATGTCCGTGATGCCGACCTCGACCAGCGCGTCCTCGGCCGCGCGCAGGCAGAGGCGCTCGACCTCGTCCTTGGCGGTCTCGAAGACCTCCTCGATCCGGTGCGGGTGAATCCGGCCGTCCAGCACGAGCTTGTCCAGCGTCAGCCGGCCGATCTCGCGGCGCACCGGGTCGAAGCAGGAGAGGAGCACGGCCTCCGGGGTGTCGTCGATGATCAGGTTGACGCCGGTGACCGACTCGAACGCGCGGATGTTGCGGCCCTCACGGCCGATGATCCGGCCCTTCATCTCGTCGCTCGGCAGGTGCAGCACGCTGACCACGCTCTCCGCGGTCTGCTCGCTGGCCACCCGCTGGATCGCGTCGACGACCAGATGCCGGGCGCGATCCTCCGCGGTGTTACGGGCGTCGTTCTCGATGTCCCGGATCAGGATCGCGGCCTCGCGCTTGGCCTGGGCCTCGATCGTCTCCACGACCTCGGTCTTGGCCGCGTCCGCGGTGAGCCCGGCGACGCGTTCCAGCTCACGCTGCCGCACCTCCTCGGCCTCGGCGACCGCGGTCTCGCGCTCGGTCAGCGAGTGCTCCCGGGCCGTGAGATCGCTCTCCCGGTCGGCGAGCCGGCGCTCGCGCTCGATCAGCCGGTCCAGTTCCTCGGTGTGCTGGCGCTCCCGCTCGTCGATCCGGGCGGCGCGGCGCTCGACCTCGGCGGCCTGCTCCTTGACGGTCGCGTTGAGCAGCGCGACCTCGCGCTCGCCGCTTCGCCGGGCCGCGGCGCGGACCTGCTCGGCATCGGCCTCGGCCTGGCGGTGCGCGCGGTCCAGGATCGTGTCCGCCTCCGCGTGCGCGGCGTCCAGCACGCGGCGCGCCTCGGCGCGGGCCGAGCTGGCCTCGGCGCGGGCGGCGGCGGCGTCGGTGCGCGCGGCGACGGTCTCGTTCTTCGCCTCCTCGACCGCGGACGTGGCCTCGGCGGCGGCGGTCTGCAGCTTGGCGAGCGAGCGTTCCTGCTTGTCCTTCTGCGCGAGGAACGCGGGGTCGTCCTCGGCGGGACGCGCGGGGGTGACCGGTTGCAGGCGGCGCAGCACGCGGACGCCGTAGGCGACGACGCCTCCCACCAGCACGCACAGTAAGAGCACGGCGCTGAGCAGCGCCACGTCCAGCGCCGTCATCGCCGGTCCAGCTTCCCGGGCCCGTCGGCGCCCTCTCCGGCGTGCGCTTCGATCGTCACCGCCGCCTCCCCTCACCGTTCGCCCGCATGGGACGCCTTCTGCAGCGGCTCATGCGCCGTCTTGCGGCTCACGGACTTGCCCGACCGGGGCGGCTGGCCGTGGGTACGACCCACCGGGCGCGTCCTTCCGGGCGCGCTTCGGCAGGCCGAGGTATGTCAGGCCACCGTCGGCGCGGCCGGGCCGACGGTGGAGGGCATCATGACGCAGTGAGACCTTGAAATGATGCCGTGTTGTTACGCGATCTATGTTGTGCGCTTAGCCTGCGATGGTCGGGCAATCCTCTTTGTACGCGAGGCTAGGTCGCAGAGGGCCGTTCGGTCAAGGAGACCTCATCCGGAAGCAGGTGGGACACACGGCACACGTATGCTCACGCCCAGCTCATACTACCCAGGGGTTAACGACCTCACTCATGGGGGGTTTCCGCCGATCATGGACAAATCGGCCGGGCTGGATCGGCGGGCCGTGGATTCCGTGATCACAATTTCCCGGCCATGACACCGAAAGTTTCGGCGACCACCCGAAACGACCACCGGCCGCGCGGCCCGCCCGCCCGGCCCGGGCCGAATCTCAGCGCGCCGGGTCTGCGCGAGCACCCTGCCTCAGACCAGATCCCAGTCTCCGCGCCCACCCCGGCTCACGACGGCGCGGAGCGTGCTCGGCACCGCACCCGCGCGGCCGAGGGCCGCTCAGACCGGTCTGAATCTCCGCGCGCACCGCCGCTCACGGCGGCTCCGCCGTTGCCGGCACCGGTCCGGGAGCGGGTGCCGGTATGAGCGAGCTTACGAGCGAATCCGCCGGCTCAGGGCTCCCAGCCTTTCCGGCACTGCACTCGCGCGGCCGAACCCCGCTTGCACCCGCGGTCTGAGTCTCCACGCGCACCGCCACTCACGGCGGCTCCCAGCCTTCCGGCACCCCACCCGCGCGGCCGAACCCCGCCCGGACCCGCGGTCCGAGTCTCCGCGCGCACCGCCACTCACGACGGCTCCGAGTCTTCCGGCACCGCACCCGCGCGGCCGAAGGCCGCTCAGACCGGGTCCGAGTCTCCGCGCGCTGCGTCCGCCAGTGCGTCCGGGTCGATCTGGTCGACGAGTTCGGCGTAGCCGCCGGCGAGCTCCTCGGCCTCGGCGGCCTGGGCCTCCATCGCGGCCTTGACCGCGCGGATCGCCAGGCCGGCCGGGTATCCCTTGCGGGCCAGCATGCCCACGACCCGGCGGAAGACCGCGTCGGGCTCGCCACGGGCGGTGCGCACTTTACGCTCGGCCAGCGCGAACGCCGTCGACTCCTCGGTCTCCGGGTCGAGCTCGTCGAGCGCGGCGCCGGCGGTCTCCGAGTCGACGCCCTTGCGGCGCAGCTCGTCGGCGAGCGCGCGCCGGGACAGACCGCGGCCGCGGTGCCGGGTCGTCACCCACTCCCGGGCGAACGCCGCGTCGTCGATCATGCCGACCTCGTCGTAGCGCGCGAGAACGGACTCGATCACCTCGGCGGAGATCTCCCGCTTGGTCAGCGCGGTGGCCAACTCCGCCCGCGTGCGCGGCCGGGTGGCGAGCTGCCGCAGGCAGATCTCGCGCGCCAGCTCGGCCTCGTCCCGCGGCGCCGGCTTCTGCGCCTGGTCGTCGCCGGCCAGGAAATCCTCCGCGGACCCGAAGCCGGCCGCCGCCCCCCGCCGCTGCCGCCGACCCGCACGGCCGAAGCCACCAGCGCCACCGGAATCACCAGCGCTACCGGATCCACCAGCGTTGCCAGATCCACCGGCACCACCGGCGTCATCGGAAACGAGAGCGGCCGGACCGGGACCGGCCGCCTCGGCATCTCCGAAGGGGTCCGGCGGCTCAGGGTCGCCGGCGGCGCTGTCCGAGCCGAAGACCTGATATTCAGGCTCGTCGGAACGCCTGGACGATCGGCGCGCCCGGGGCGGCGCGGCATCCCAGCCCCGCCCCGAACGCGCTCCGCGTCGGCCTGCCATTGCTGCGCCCGCGATCAGAAGTCGACCGGCGGCAGCTCGGGGCCGCCCGCGGCGTCGCCGCTGGTCTGGCCCACGCCGAGCTTCTCCAGGATCTTCTTCTCGATCTCGGCGGCGACGTCCGGGTTCTCCTTGAGGAACTCGCGCGCCTTCTCCTTGCCCTGGCCGAGCTGGTCGCCATCGTACGTATACCACGCACCGGACTTGCGGATGATGCTCTGCTCCACGCCGACGTCGATCAGCGAGCCCTCGCGGGAGATGCCCTTGCCATACATGATGTCGAACTCGGCCTGCTTGAACGGCGCCGCGACCTTGTTCTTCACGACCTTGACGCGGGTGCGGTTACCCACCACGTCGGTGCCGTCCTTCAGGCTCTCGATGCGGCGCACGTCGAGCCGGACCGAGGCGTAGAACTTCAGCGCGCGACCACCGGTCGTGGTCTCCGGCGAGCCGAACATGACGCCGATCTTCTCGCGGAGCTGGTTGATGAAGATCGCCGTGGTGTTCGAGTTGTTGAGAATACCGGTGATCTTGCGGAGCGCCTGGCTCATCAGGCGGGCCTGGAGACCCACGTGGCTGTCGCCCATCTCGCCCTCGATCTCGGCGCGCGGCACCAGGGCCGCCACCGAGTCGATGACGATGACGTCGAGCGCGCCGGAGCGGACCAGCATGTCGACGATCTCGAGCGCCTGCTCGCCCGTGTCGGGCTGGGAGACCAGCAGCGCGTCGGTGTCGACGCCGAGCGCCTTCGCGTATTCCGGGTCGAGCGCGTGCTCCGCGTCGATGAACGCGGCGATGCCACCGGCCCGCTGCACGTTGGCGACCGCGTGCAGCGCCACCGTGGTCTTACCGGAGGACTCCGGACCGTAGACCTCGACGACCCGGCCGCGCGGCAGACCGCCCACGCCGAGCGCCACGTCGAGCGCGATGGAACCGGTCGGGATGATCTCCATCTGGACATGCGGCTTTTCGCCGAGCCGCATGACGGAGCCCTTGCCGAACTGCTTGTCGATCTGCGCCAGAGCGAGCTCGAGCGCCTTTTCGCGGTCAGGACCTGCCGCCATTGAACCCACCCCTACATTCGCCGACTTCGCGGGCGTCTTCGAAGAACCTTTCGTCACGCGCAACACGCTAGGCGCTGGGTATGACAAAAACAGCCTCCGGGGGCCGCCGATGCCGAACCCTTACCCGGAATCGCACGATAGCCGAACACCTGTACGAGATCCACACGACACGCCCGAACGCGTGTGCTATTCACTGGAGCTTCGCGGGCACCCGATCGGGATAAGCAGCGCAAACGGCCCGCCAGACCACGATGGTGGCCACCCCCGAGTCGAGTGCTTCCCGCACGGTCCGGCCACCCAGCGTGGTCAGCACCTGATCGCTCGCGAGGCTCGGCGCGTAACCCGCGCCGAAGACCTCGTCCATCCGCTGCCAGAAATCTGTCAGCCGCACTCACGTCTCCTTGGATGAAGCAGCGTCCTTGGACCGCAACGCTAGCGTCAGCACCGGCAGCGCGGCCATCGCGGCCAGCACCGTCAGCGTGCCATATCCGGCCAGCGCCACGACCGCGCCGCTGAGCGCGCCCGCACCCGCGCCGGCAACGCCCATGACCAGGTCGGACAGGCCCTGGACGGCGGGCCGCCCGGCCGGCGGGACGGACTCGGAGAGCAGCGTCGAGCCACCCACCATCGTGCCCGACCAGCCCAGCCCGAGCAGCGCCAGGCCGAGCGTCAGCCGCGGGGTGTCGTGCCCGGCCGTGCCCGCGATCGCGCACGCCGTGACGAGCGACACCAGCCCGCCGATGATCACCGGTCGGCGGCCGAATCGGTCGGCGAGCCATCCGGTGAGCGGGGACAGTCCGTACATGCCGGCGATGTGCACGCTCAGCACCAGGCCGACGACGCGCAGCAGGTCCGCGTCCGCGTGCCCCTCCCCCAGATGGACCGGCGTCATCGACATCACCGCGACCATCACCAGGTGGCCGGTGGCGACGGCCGCGATCGCGAGCCGCGCGTCGGGCAGCCCGGCGACGACGCGGGCACCGGCCCGCACGCCGGAGGGACGATCAAGGACAGGAGCGGAGGATCCATCGAGGGTACGGGCGAGAAGCAGCGGATCCGGCCGCATCAGAAGCAGGATCACCAGCGCGGCCAGTGCGAACGCCACGCCGCTGACCACGAACGCGCCGCTCAGCACGGGCAGGTGCAGCCCGGCCACGGCCCGGTCCGCGAGGTCCGCCAGGTTCGGCGCGGCCACCGACCCGATCGTGGCCGACCACACCACCAGGGACAGGTCCCGCCCGCGGCGCGCGGGCGCGGCGAGGTCCACCGCGACGTACCGTGCCTGCAGGTTCGCCGCGGTGCCGCCGCCGAACAGGAACATGCCGAGGAACAGCAGCGGCACCGACTCCGCCACGGCCGCGAGCACGATGAGCGCCGCGCCGAGCGCACCCACGGCGTAGGCCAGCGCCATGCCCGGCCGTCGCCCGCGTGCCTGCACGAGCCGGGTGACCGGGACCGCGAGCAGTGCGCCGCCGATCACCGCGCCGCTGCCGGGCAGGCCGGACAGCCCCACGCCGGCCATCCGCGCGGAGAGCAGCGCGCCGACCGTGATGCCGATCGCCACGCCGATCCCGCCGATTATCTGCGTCGACACCAGGAGTGCGAGCGTGCGCCGCTGCACCGCCGTCATGATGAGCCATCTTCCACCCGGCCTGTGCGGCCGGCGGTATCGCGACGCTCCACGGCCCGGGGGCGCCACGCGGAAAGAAGCTCACCCATGGCCTCACGAGATCATGTCAGCGCGCTCGCCGCCACCCGCAGGTCCGCGACCAGACCGTTGAACGCCGCCTCCCGGTCGTCGGCGCGCAGCACCGCGGACGGGTGGATGGTGGCCAGCGCGGTCGCCTCGTGATCGCTCGGGAAGTCCTCCGGGTGCTGTGCGGACGCGGGCCACGGCAGCAGTTGCCCGCGCGACCGGGTGACCCGGAACGACGGGCCGAGCACCGCCTTCGCCGCGGTCGCGCCGAGCAGCACCACCAGTGACGGCCGGAGCTGCGCGAACTCGCTCATCAGCCACGGGTGGCAGGCCGTGATGTGCTGCTGCTCCGGCGTCTTGTGGATGCGCCGCGCGCCGCGCTGCTCGAACCGGAAGTGCTTCACCGAGTTTGTGATGTAGAGGTCCGTCACCGGCAGGCCGGCGTCGTCGACCGCGCGCCGGAGCAGGTGGCCGGCCGGGCCGACGAACGGCAGGCCCTTCTGGTCCTCCACGTCGCCGGGCTGCTCACCAACGAAGATCACCCTGGCGTGCTCGTCGCCGCGGCCGAAGACCACCTGGGTGGCGGGTTCCCACAGCTCACAGCCCCGGCAGCCGGGGGCGGCGGCGCGCAGCTCCGCGATGCTCGTGGCGGAAGAAGGAACGAATGGGGCAGCCGTCTGCATAACGCAGTGTTCTACCTCATCCGTACGACAGAAACAGCGAGGACCGTTCAGCGCGGTGGGGGACCGCTGAACAGCCCTCGGTCAGGCGGTCAGCGCCATCGACGACCGGGCCGGAACCGGGTCGAGCGCGGCCGCCGCGGCCACCGCGTCGGCCAGCGGCGCGATGTCGTCCTCGGCCAGCGGGCTGATCGTGATCCGGATGCCGGGCGGCGACGCGAGCCGGAACAGCGAGCCCGGCGCCACCACATATCCGGCGTCCCGGAGCGCCGCGACCGCGCGTGTCTCGTCCGGCACGCTGACCCACACGTTGAGCCCGGTGCGCCCGCGCGCGTCCAGCCCGTGCGCGGCGAGCGCGGCCCGCAGCGCCAGCCGCCGGGTGACGTAGCTGTCCCGGGCCCGGATCACGCCGTTGATCACCTCGTCGTCCCGCCACAGGTAGAGCACCACGTGCTGGAGCAGCGTCGACACCCACCCGGCGCCGACCCGCATGCGGCCGGCCACGCGCGCGATGGTGGCCTCGTCGCCGGCCACCACCGCGAGGCGCAGGTCCGGCCCGTACGGCTTGGAGACCGATCGCACGAACGCCCACGACCCGGTCGCGCCGGCCAGCGAGTGCAGCGTGACCGGTGCCAGCTCGGCCGCGTGGTCGTCCTCGATCAGCAGCACGGACGGAGACTCGGCCAGCACCGACCGCAGCTCGGCCGCCCGGTAGGAGCTGACCGCGGCGCCGGTCGGGTTCTGCGCGCGGGTGGTCACGATGGCCGCGCCGGCCCCGGACGCGAGCGCGGCGCGCAGGCCCGCAGGCGTCGGCCCCTCGTCGTCGACCGGCATCGGCACCGCGGTCAGGCCGAGCGCGGCGATCAGGTCGAGCGCGTTGGCCCAGCCCGGGTCCTCGACCGCGACCTTGTCGCCGGGCCGCAGGTGCGCGGCGAGCAGCCGTTCCATCGCGTCGAGCGCACCGCTGGTGACCGTGATCTCCGCGCCCTCGACCGGGATGCCGTCGCCGGCGAACCGCTCCCGGGCCAGCTCGACCAGCTCCGGCAGCGCGCCCGCGTCCGTGTAGTTGGTCGGCGAGAACTCCGCGGCCGCGAGCCGGGCCAGGCGCGGGCCGAGCGCGGGCATCAGCGCGAGGTCGGGCTCGCCGGTGGAGAGGTCGAGCGCGCCGGGCGGCGAGGGCAGCCGCAGCGCGGACCGGCCGGACGTGGCGATCGGCGGGCGCTCGCGGACCCGGGTGCCGTTGCGGCCCGCGGTCTCGATCAGACCCCGTTGCCGCAGCGTCTGATAGGCCTTCGCCACGGTGGCCGGGCTACAGCTCAGCGTCTTGGCCAGCGCGCGGACCGGCGGCAGCGCGGCGCCCGGGCCGAGGTCGCCGGAGCGCACGCCGGCCTCCACGCTCCCCGAGATCTCGGCCGCCGTGGAACCCAGGATCTGATAATGTTCTGCCACAGTTTTCCTACTGTACTAGCACAAAGGAGGTCTCACAACATGGGGGACGGCTTCTCACCCACCCATCGCACCACGGCGATGCGCGACAAGGGGCGGATTCGCTACGACCGGGACCTGGCGTACGGGATCCTCGACGAGTCACTCGAGGCGCACATGGCGTTCGTCGTCGACGGCGAACCGCGCGTGCTGCCCACGCTGATCGCCCGCGTCGGCGACACGCTCTACCTCCACGGCTCCACCGGCAGCCGGCCGATGCTGGCCGCGCGCGGCGACGGCCTGCGCGTCTGCGTCGAGGCGACGTTCCTGGACGGGCTCGTGCTGGCGCGCTCCCAGTTCAACCACAGCGCGAACTACCGGTCGGTGATCGCGCACGGCACGGCCCTGCCGGTCACCGACGTGGTGGAGAAGGAGCGCGCGCTCACCGCGCTGGTCGAGAAGATCGCGGTGGGCCGCGCGGCGGACAGCCGGCCCGGCACGAAGAGGGAACTGAGCCAGACCACCGTGCTGGCACTGCCGCTGACCGAGGTGTCCGCCAAGGTCCGCGCGCACGGCGTCGGCGAGGAGGAGCCGGGCGACGAGACGCTTCCGCACTGGGCCGGCGTGCTGCCGGTCCGCCGGGTCACCGGGCTTCCCGAGCCGGACGAGGCGGTCACCGTACCCGTGCCGGATTATCTTCGTCCCGCGCGCAGCGCCTGGGAGACGCCCGCGGTCCTGCGCGGTGAGCACGTGATCCTGGAGCCGCTCGACCTGGTGCACGCGGCCGACCTGCTGGCGAGCTGCGGCGACCCGGAGATCTGGGAGCACCTGCCGGTCGCGGCGCCGCGCACGCTCGACGAGATGCGTGCCTACCTGCGCAATCGCCTGGCCGCCACGCCGACCGTGCCGTGGGTGCAGCGGGACGCGCGCACCGGTGCGGTCATCGGCACCACGTCGTACTACGACATCGAGGAGCGGCACCGCACGGTCGCGATCGGGCACACCTACTACGCGCGGAGCCACTGGCGCACCGGCGCCAACACCGAGTCGAAGCTGCTGCTGCTCGCCCGCGCGTTCGAGGAGCTCGGCGCGGTCCGGGTGACGTGGGAGACCGACGACCGCAACGTTCGGTCACAACGCGCGATCGAGCGGCTCGGCGCGGTCAGGGAGGGCGTGCTGCGCCGGCACAAACGGCGCGCGGACGGCACCTGGCGGGACACCGTGCTCTACTCGATGACCGCGGACGAGTGGCCGAGCGCACGGTCCAATCTGCGGAATCGTCTTCTGGCGCATCGCCCTGAGGGCGCATGATGCACGGCGTGCTGGGAGTGACCGACCTCTGGACCTACGTGATCGGCACGGTGGCGATCGTGCTGCTCCCGGGTCCCAACTCGCTGTTCGTGCTCTCCGTCGCGGCCCGCCGCGGCATCGCCACCGGCTACCGCGCCGCGGGCGGCGTCTTCCTCGGCGACGCCGTGCTGATGGTGCTCTCCGCCGCCGGCGTGGCCTCGCTGCTGCGCGCCCATCCCCCGCTGTTCCTGGTGATCAAGTACGCGGGCGCGGCCTACCTCTGCTGGGTCGGCCTGTCCATGCTGCGCGCCGCCTGGCGCGGTCGCGGTGCGTCGGCCGCGACCGCGGAGGAGCCGCCGGTCGCCCAGCCGTTCCGCAAGGCGCTGCTGATCAGCCTGATGAACCCGAAGGCGATCCTGTTCTTCGTCTCGTTCTTCATCCAGTTCGTCGACCCCGGCTACGCCCACCCCGAGCTGTCGTTCCTGCTGCTCGGCGCGATCGTGCAGGTCTGCAGCGCGCTCTACCTGACCGCGCTGATCCTCTCCGGCAGCTACCTCGCGGCCCAGTTCCGCCGCCGCCGGTTGCTGGCCCGCGCCGGCAGCACCGCGATCGGCGCTCTCTTCGTCACCTTCGGCGCCAAGCTGGCCACGGCCACGCTGTAAAGCACAAGAGCCCTGGAAGCAGATACACCCGCTTCCGGCGTGGCCGAGTTCCGAGTGCTCCCGCGGGCACCGGTCGGCCGCAGAGGCGGAGCGTTCACTCCGGTCGGTGGCGGGGGTCGGGGCGGCAGCCGGGCTCCCTGCACGTTCCGCACGACTCGGCTTGGAGACACCAACCCCGCAACCGTGATCGAGGCGTCCCCCAGCCGTCAGAACGACGGGCGACGCCCCGATCACGGGTCCGCTGTTGCCCGCCGGGAGCGGGCTCGGGTTGTGGTGACCAGGTGCGGAACCCATTAGGGAGGCCGCCCGCGGCCGACCGGTGCCCAATGCCACTCAGGCCAAGTTGATCATGGAATTCGACCTGCGCCCTCCACAAGCACCTCGCCGGCATCCGCGCGACGCCGCCGGTCCGCCTTCGTTGCCCATCCCTTCGGACCGGGAGCGCAGGCCCACCCGAGCCCGCGCGCGGCAACCAGGCGCTCCGCGCCCGAAATATCGTGACATCGACCCACTGGCGTGGGCTACTCGCCCGCGAGGTGCCACCGCCGCGACCTGAGTGATCAATCAGTGGAGCAAAAGATAGATCAGAAATCGAAGTTGATCGCTTTTTTGCTCCACTGATTGATCACTCAGGCGTCAGGCCAAAGGCCGTCAAGGAATTTCGTAGCGTCGCCAGGCAAGCCCGTGGCAGCTCAGGAAACTTCGGACATAAGGCGCCCGGGAGGTACGGCTCCGCCCGCCGCCGGCGGTGTTTCGATGCCCGGAGGCCGTGCGCGATGCGCGCACCGACAGCAAAGGTGACCTCGAACTCACAGTATTCCTGCCGGGCGGAGGTGCGCGGCCGTACCGCCCCTACTTCAAGATCGAAATGCGCTGAGTGGCATTGGACGGTGCCCGCTCCGAGCATGCGGACCGCGCCACGCCGGATGCGGGAATATCCGATTTCAACGGTTTTGTGTTTCTGGCGGTGTGTTCCGGAAGACGACTCGGGGCGCGAGGAGAACCCCGCGCCCCGTGACGATGCCGAAAACTCAGCCCTCGTCGCCCTCGTCACCCTCGAACACGTCCTCCACGGCCTCACCGAGGATCATGCCGCCGAGGAGGCCGCCGGCCGCGCCCGCCACGACGCCGCCCATGCCGCCGCCGTGACCGCGCCGGTAGTGGCCGTGGTAGCCGCCGCCGTGACCGTAGCCGGGAGCGCCGTGACCGGGAGCGCCGTAGCCGCCGCCGGGGGCCGGGTAGCCGGGCGGCGGGTAGCCACCGGGTGCGCCGTAACCCGGAGCACCGTGGCCCGGAGCCCCGTAGCCGGGCGCGCCGTAGCCGCCGCCGTGGCTGGAGCGCATGGACGAGTAGCCGCCGACCGCCTGCCGCATCCAGCCGTCGACGACCTGGGCCCAGTCGGTGTCGTCGGCCTGCGCGTGCGAGACCTGGTAGCGGCCGTAGGTGTCGCGGCCCTCGGTGAAGAAGCCGCCGCGCTTGTCGAACTCGAGCACGATGTCCATGCCCTGCGGGTTCGTCACGAAGGTCAGCTCGACCTCGTTGATCGTGCCCTGGTACTGCGCGGGCGGGTAGAACTCGATCTCCTGGTAGAACGGCAGCTGCTGGTTGACGCCGGTGATCCGGCCGCGCTCCAGGTCCGCGGTCTTGAAGTGGAAGCCGAGCCGCATGAACGCGTCCAGGATCTTCTCCTGGATCGGCAGCGGGTGCACGTAGATCGGGTCGAGGTCGCCCTTGTCCACGGCGCGCGCGACCGACAGCTCGGTGCGCAGGCCCATGGTCATGCCGCGCAGCCGCTGGCCGTAGACGTCGGTGATCGGCGTCTCCCACGGGATCGGGAAGCGGACCGGCAGCTGGCGCCGCTCGTTCGCCTCCAGGCGGAAGCGGCCGGCGACGACCACCCGGTGGAACTCCATGACGGAGTCCCAATCGGTGTCGTGGCCCTCGACCTCGACGCGGGTGACCAGCCCGAGCGCGACGTGTTCGATGTCCACCGCGGTGGTGCCGCCGACGATGTTGACCTGGCCGTCGAGCGTGAGTCCGGGACGGGTGTTCGGGTTGGCGAGCACGGTGTCGACGGACGGCCCGCCGACGCCGAGGGCGCTGAGCATCTTCTTGAAGACCATGAGCCTCGACCTCCTTTATCCGAAAAGTCCGTTATATCCGTATAAAACTGGGTGTTACCTGTGCGGCGGCTCAGCGCATGCGGCGGCCGCGCGGCACGGCGTCGGTCTCGTCGTCGAACTCGCCGATGACCTCCTCCAGGAGGTCCTCCAGCGCGACGAAGCCCACCGTCGAACCCGCGTCCGACACCAGCGCCAGCTGCGCCCGCTCGGCCCGCATCCGGCCCACCGCCTGCATCAGCGTCTCGTCCGCGCGCAGCGTGAACGGCGCCGACATCAGCTCCGCCGCGGTCGCACCGTCCTTCTCCCCGGCGGTGGCGCGCACCGCGTCCCGCACGTGCACCATGCCGAGCACACCGGGCTCGGCCGGGTCGATCACCGCGAGGCGGGACCGGCCGGTCGCGTGCGAGACCTCTTCGATCCGGAACGCCGTGTCGCCCGGGGCCACGCTCACCATCTGCGCGGCCGGCGTGACGATCTCCGCCACCGTGGTCCGCTGCAGCGCGAGCATGCTGGTCAACAGCGCGTGCTGATCCACCGGGAGCGTGCCGTGCTCGCGCGACTGCTCGAGCAGCATGCGCAACTCCTCCGGATCATGCACCTGCGCGAGCTCGGTCTGCGGCTCGATCCTGAAAAGCCGCAGGATCGCGTTCGCCGCGCTGTTCAGTGCGGTCAGCAGCGGGCGCACCGCGCGGGCGAACCCGCGGAACGGCAGCGCCAGCAGCCGCGCCGAGTTCTCCGGGTGACTGATCGCCCAGGACTTCGGCACCATCTCGCCCAGCACCAGGTGCAGGAACGTGACAAGCACCAGCGCGAACAGGAACGCGACCACGTGACTCGGCGCGTCCGGCAGGCCCAGGCCGTGCAGCAGCGGGCTGACCAGCTTCTCGATCGCGGGCTCGGCGAGCGCGCCGAGGCCGAGCGAGCAGAGCGTGATGCCGAGCTGCGCACCGGCCAGCATGACGGTCAGCTCGCGGCTGCCGGCCAGCGCGGCCCGGTCCGCGGCGTCACCGCCGGCGGCGGCCTGCTCCAGCCGGTACCGCTTGCTGGCGATCAGCGCGAACTCCGCGGCGACGAAGAACGCGTTACCGGCCAGCAGCAGGAGCGCGAGAACGATGGCCCATCCGGTGCTCATGATGCCGTCGTCCCCTCGACGCTGCGGTCGCGTCGTGGCCGACGCTGAGCCGATGATTCACTCGCGATCTCGCCCACGTGCACCTCCACCCGGACCGTGCCGGGCACGTGCCGGTCGACCGAGACGACGCTGACCAGTGCCCGCTCCTCCGCGTCGCCGCCCGGGAGCGTCAGCTCCAGCGCGTCGCCGACCTCGGGGATGCGGCCGAGTCGGCGCATGATCAGGCCGGAGACCGTGTCGTACTCGTCGGCCTCGGGCAGCGCGATGCCGGTCGCGTCCGCGATCTCGTCGATCCGCCAGCGGGCCGGCACCAGCCAGGACCCGTCGTCCTGCCGGACC
Coding sequences within it:
- a CDS encoding sporulation protein, translated to MVFKKMLSALGVGGPSVDTVLANPNTRPGLTLDGQVNIVGGTTAVDIEHVALGLVTRVEVEGHDTDWDSVMEFHRVVVAGRFRLEANERRQLPVRFPIPWETPITDVYGQRLRGMTMGLRTELSVARAVDKGDLDPIYVHPLPIQEKILDAFMRLGFHFKTADLERGRITGVNQQLPFYQEIEFYPPAQYQGTINEVELTFVTNPQGMDIVLEFDKRGGFFTEGRDTYGRYQVSHAQADDTDWAQVVDGWMRQAVGGYSSMRSSHGGGYGAPGYGAPGHGAPGYGAPGGYPPPGYPAPGGGYGAPGHGAPGYGHGGGYHGHYRRGHGGGMGGVVAGAAGGLLGGMILGEAVEDVFEGDEGDEG
- a CDS encoding hemolysin family protein, which encodes MSTGWAIVLALLLLAGNAFFVAAEFALIASKRYRLEQAAAGGDAADRAALAGSRELTVMLAGAQLGITLCSLGLGALAEPAIEKLVSPLLHGLGLPDAPSHVVAFLFALVLVTFLHLVLGEMVPKSWAISHPENSARLLALPFRGFARAVRPLLTALNSAANAILRLFRIEPQTELAQVHDPEELRMLLEQSREHGTLPVDQHALLTSMLALQRTTVAEIVTPAAQMVSVAPGDTAFRIEEVSHATGRSRLAVIDPAEPGVLGMVHVRDAVRATAGEKDGATAAELMSAPFTLRADETLMQAVGRMRAERAQLALVSDAGSTVGFVALEDLLEEVIGEFDDETDAVPRGRRMR